Proteins from one Ranitomeya variabilis isolate aRanVar5 chromosome 1, aRanVar5.hap1, whole genome shotgun sequence genomic window:
- the DIRAS2 gene encoding GTP-binding protein Di-Ras2 produces the protein MPEQSNDYRVVVFGAGGVGKSSLVLRFVKGTFRESYIPTIEDTYRQVISCDKSICTLQITDTTGSHQFPAMQRLSISKGHAFILVYSVTSRQSLEELKPIYEQICQIKGDVESIPIMLVGNKSDESQNREVENSDGEAIAKKWKCAFMETSAKMNHNVKELFQELLNLEKRRTVSLQIDGKKSKQQKRKEKLKGKCVVM, from the coding sequence ATGCCCGAGCAAAGTAATGATTACAGAGTAGTAGTGTTTGGAGCTGGAGGTGTGGGTAAAAGTTCCCTAGTTCTACGTTTTGTAAAGGGTACATTTCGAGAAAGTTATATACCGACTATTGAAGACACATACAGACAAGTGATCAGCTGTGACAAAAGTATATGCACTTTGCAAATTACTGACACCACTGGAAGCCACCAATTTCCAGCTATGCAGCGCCTGTCTATATCAAAGGGACATGCCTTCATTTTGGTTTACTCTGTCACCAGTAGGCAGTCCCTGGAAGAATTGAAGCCAATCTATGAACAGATTTGCCAGATTAAAGGAGATGTAGAGAGCATCCCAATTATGTTGGTTGGAAATAAAAGTGATGAAAGCCAAAACCGAGAAGTGGAAAACTCGGATGGAGAAGCAAtagcaaaaaaatggaaatgtgcctTTATGGAGACATCAGCCAAGATGAACCACAATGTCAAGGAGCTGTTCCAAGAGCTTCTAAACCTTGAGAAACGCAGAACTGTGAGCCTTCAGATAGATGGAAAGAAGAGCAAGCagcagaaaagaaaagaaaaactcaaAGGCAAATGTGTTGTCATGTAA